Within the Pseudoxanthomonas sp. Root65 genome, the region AGGCCAGTTCGTACGCATCCCCGCAGGCCACGCCGACGGCCACGCCACAGGGATTCGCATGCTTGACGATCACGCAGGCCGGCGCATCGAACTGGCGCACGCATTCCCATGCCGCATCGCTGTCGGCGATGTTGTTGTAGCTCAGTTCCTTGCCCTGCAACTGCTCGAACGTCGCCAGCGAACCGGGCGCGGGATACAGGTCGCGGTAGAACGCGGCCTGCTGGTGCGGATTCTCGCCGTAGCGCAGGTCCATGACCTTGATGAAGCTGCCGTTGGCCTGCGCGGCGAAGGCACTGCGCACGGGCACGTCCGACGAGGTATCGGTGACGGTGGAGAGATAGTTGCTGATCGCGGCGTCGTACTGCGCCACGCGGTTGAACGCGGCCACCGACAGCGCGAAACGCGTTTTTGCCGACAGCGCGCCATCGTTCGCCTCGAGTTCGGCGACCAGTGCGGCGTACTGCGAGGGATCGGTGGCGACCGCGACGCGGGCGAAGTTCTTCGCCGCCGAACGCAGCATCGCCGGACCGCCGATGTCGATGTTCTCCACCGCATCGGCCAGCGTGCAGTCGGCCTTGGCGGTGACGGACTCGAACGGATATAGGTTCAGCACCAGCAGGTCGATGGCGCCGATGCCGTGCTCGACCATCACCGCGTCGTCGGTACCTGCGCGGCCCAGCAGGCCGCCGTGTACCTTCGGATGCAGGGTCTTGACGCGGCCGTCCATCATTTCCGGGAAGCCGGTGACGTCGGCGACATCGCGCACGGACAGGCCGGCGTCACGCAATGTCTTCGCGGTGCCGCCGGTGGACAGCAGCTCGACATCGCGGGCAGCCAGTGCGCGGGCCAGGTCGAGCAGGCCGGTCTTGTCGGAAACGGACAACAGCGCCCGACGCACGGGCTGGAGATCGAGGGTCATGGAGGACGGCGGGACGGAGCGGGGCGCGAATTATAACGCGCTGCACCACGGCGTCCGGGACGGCTCAGGCCAGTCCGTAGTCCTTGAGCTTCTTGCGCAGCGTGGCGCGGTGGATGCCGAGCATGGCGGCGGCGCGGCTCTGGTTGCCTTCGCAGTGGTTGAGCACTTCCACGAACAGCGGGATTTCCATTTCGCGCAGCACGATCTCGTAGACATCGTCGGCTTCGCAGCCGTCCAGGTCGCGCAGGTAGCGGCGCACGGAATGCGCGACATGTTCGCGCAACGGCGGACGCGATGCGGCGCGTGGCGTGTCCTGGCGTGTGG harbors:
- the purH gene encoding bifunctional phosphoribosylaminoimidazolecarboxamide formyltransferase/IMP cyclohydrolase; this translates as MTLDLQPVRRALLSVSDKTGLLDLARALAARDVELLSTGGTAKTLRDAGLSVRDVADVTGFPEMMDGRVKTLHPKVHGGLLGRAGTDDAVMVEHGIGAIDLLVLNLYPFESVTAKADCTLADAVENIDIGGPAMLRSAAKNFARVAVATDPSQYAALVAELEANDGALSAKTRFALSVAAFNRVAQYDAAISNYLSTVTDTSSDVPVRSAFAAQANGSFIKVMDLRYGENPHQQAAFYRDLYPAPGSLATFEQLQGKELSYNNIADSDAAWECVRQFDAPACVIVKHANPCGVAVGVACGDAYELAYATDPTSAFGGIIAFNRTLDAATAKVILDRQFVEVLIAPDYEPAALDYATKRANVRVLRIPMAPVSPGFIDTKRIGSGLLLQTADDRVVTRDELKVVTQRAPTDAQFTDLLFAWKVAKFVKSNAIVYAKDHRTIGVGAGQMSRVYSARIAGIKAADANLVVEGSVMASDAFFPFRDGIDAAAAAGIKAVIQPGGSMRDGEVIAAADEHGIAMVFTGVRHFRH
- the fis gene encoding DNA-binding transcriptional regulator Fis, coding for MNAASTRQDTPRAASRPPLREHVAHSVRRYLRDLDGCEADDVYEIVLREMEIPLFVEVLNHCEGNQSRAAAMLGIHRATLRKKLKDYGLA